The following are encoded in a window of Phaseolus vulgaris cultivar G19833 chromosome 3, P. vulgaris v2.0, whole genome shotgun sequence genomic DNA:
- the LOC137839132 gene encoding uncharacterized protein, translating to MAASKVEQERIQADLAESQERNEELFRVNEEMRRGLRNHPGSREAKDRESFTPPREFSTSFSQSIMEAVIPHTFVGPKVTFTGMEDPEAHLTAFHTQMMLVGGSGAMRCKLFMNTLIGMAMDWFISLLDGHITSSAQLSQLFHEQYIANRAPPPVSYDLFDVKQYQGETLKEYINRFGMQVVKVGTTEESVIVYAFRKGMCPGPFYRLRPPVKTDKVLGPHKDAWCEFHQAFGHHINNCLALGHQLDELVKSTFLKDYLAGCSTAAALAVAEEDQAHEMPIHGEVHTISGGLSREGCTASLCKRYVRSVNSVAEEGLDDPWESDLVFTKADLRDVVPHDNDPVVISVVTAGRRVNRVLVDQGSSADVMFWSTFNKLQFSPDLLRPYTGYLYGFAGDQVEVRGYLELRTTFTDGTASRTESIRYLVVNVNSAYNILLGRPALNKLRAVASTRHMKMKLSDLSGRVIVIKSDQEEARKCYENSLKTKKGSGYGDGAPAH from the exons ATGGCGGCATCAAAGGTTGAGCAAGAGCGTATACAGGCGGATTTGGCAGAGTCGCAGGAAAGGAATGAAGAGTTGTTTCGCGTGAACGAAGAGATGCGTCGCGGGTTACGCAACCACCCTGGGAGTCGTGAAGCAAAAGATCGCGAAAGTTTCACGCCACCTAGGGAGTTCTCCACGTCGTTCTCCCAATCGATCATGGAGGCGGTGATCCCTCACACGTTCGTAGGTCCCAAGGTGACTTTCACGGGGATGGAAGAccctgaggcgcacctcactgcgttccacacgcagatgatgctagTAGGCGGCTCCGGCGCCAtgaggtgcaagctcttcatgaacACGTTAATTggaatggccatggactggtttaTCAGCCTTCTAGACGGCCACATCACGTCCTCCGCACAGCTCTCACAACTGTTTCACGAACAGTACATAGCGAACCGGGCTCCTCCACCGGTATCGTATGATTTattcgacgtgaagcagtatcaaggcgaAACCTTGAAagaatacatcaatcgcttcgggatgcaggtggtgaaggttggcaccacgGAGGAGTCGGTGATCGTCTACGCGTTCAGGAAGGGGATGTGCCCTGGACCTTTCT ATAGGCTGAGGCCCCCAGTGAAGACTGATAAAGTGTTGGGACCTCACAAGGACgcgtggtgcgagttccaccaagcattCGGGCATCACATCAACAACTGCTTGGCGCTGGGCCATCAGTTGGATGAGTTGGTAAAAAGTACGTTCCTCAAGGACTACCTGGCTGGGTGTTCTACGGCCGCGGCCCTGGCGGTAGCAGAAGAGGATCAGGCACACGAGATGCCAATCCATGGGGAAGTGCACACCATTTCTGGTGGCTTATCAAGAGAGGGATGCACTGCCTCTTTGTGCAAGAGGTACGTGCGATCGGTTAATTCAGTAGCTGAGGAAGGATTGGatgacccgtgggagtcagacctggTGTTTACGAAGGCTGACCTACGCGACGTCGTCccccatgacaatgaccccgtggtcatttcggtcgtCACCGCTGGGAGAAGGGTAAATCGAGTCCTCGTGGACCAGGGTAGCTccgcagacgtcatgttctggtccacattcaacaagctgcagttTTCCCCAGATTTGCTGAGGCCATACACGGGATATCTGTATGGGTTCGCCGGGGACCAAGTAGAGGTACGTGGTTAcctggagctgaggacgacatTTACAGATGGAACGGCGTCACGTACCGAGAGCATTCGATACCTCGTGGTGAATGTTaattcagcctacaacattctgttgggacgGCCTGCGTTGAATAAGCTAAGGGCAGTGGcttccacacgccacatgaagatgaagttatcAGATCTTAGTGGTCGGGTGATCGTGATCAAGTCAGATCAAGAGGAGGCCcggaagtgctatgagaatagcctaaaaacaaaaaagggGAGTGGTTATGGTGATGGAGCGCCCGCCCATTGA
- the LOC137806706 gene encoding uncharacterized protein: protein MAKSNTPPSIKPQNYAHSPVHHAVVLADHTTLSRIISSLPRLPDPSLIQTESDSLSQEKIADQISAFLDRRDVPYRETPLHLAVRLNDLFAARALATAGADVSLQNSAGWNALQEALCRRASDIALVLLRLHHRNAWSKWRRRLPRVISVLRGMRDFYMEISFHFESSVIPFVGKIAPSDTYKIWKRDGNLRADTSLAGFDGLKIQRADQSFLFLGDGDHAHDVPPGSLLVLNRDDSKIFDAFENAGGPMNESDVAGFCSQTSVYRPGMDVTKAELVGRMNWRRQEKTESVGEWKAKVYEMHNVVFSFRSRKVAGGESDVAGSEQVLPLELDEDDDGFLVAENPNFGCPMPDKRRHSSFVREEREWVPMGRKSVDLTSVTVPPPRRPSASVTMPQTKEKEYVRSLRPSVWLTEQFPLKTEELLPLLDILANKVKAVRRLREILTTTFPPGTFPVKVAIPVVPTVRVVITFTKFVELQPLEQFYTPFSSPRHLLSGAAAIRGEEQHNKAENRTSSSVQSSWLRRSNSVKQQQQQRCSSSVALDSDPFAIPAGYRWTSVDDKSGKMKKSKSVRKSK, encoded by the exons ATGGCAAAGTCCAACACTCCTCCCAGCATAAAACCCCAAAATTACGCCCACAGTCCAGTCCACCACGCCGTCGTTTTGGCAGATCACACCACTCTCTCCAGAATCATCTCCTCACTCCCGCGTCTCCCCGATCCTTCCCTAATCCAAACCGAATCTGATTCCCTCTCGCAGGAAAAGATCGCTGATCAGATCTCGGCCTTCCTTGACCGTCGCGACGTTCCTTACCGAGAAACGCCTCTCCACCTCGCCGTCCGCCTCAACGACCTCTTCGCCGCCCGCGCCCTCGCCACTGCCGGCGCCGATGTCTCACTCCAGAACTCCGCTGGCTGGAACGCTCTGCAGGAGGCTCTCTGTCGTCGCGCCTCCGACATTGCGCTTGTCCTCCTTCGCCTCCACCACCGCAATGCCTGGTCCAAGTGGCGCCGCCGCCTCCCGCGCGTCATATCCGTGCTCCGCGGAATGCGCGACTTCTACATGGAGATCTCCTTCCACTTTGAGAGCTCCGTCATTCCCTTCGTCGGCAAGATCGCCCCCTCCGACACCTACAAAATCTGGAAGCGCGACGGCAATCTCCGCGCTGACACCTCCCTCGCCGGCTTCGACGGTCTCAAAATCCAGCGCGCTGACCAGAGCTTCCTCTTCCTCGGCGACGGAGATCACGCGCACGATGTCCCGCCAGGTTCGCTTCTCGTTCTTAACCGCGACGACAGCAAAATCTTCGATGCCTTTGAGAACGCCGGCGGACCGATGAACGAGTCCGACGTAGCCGGATTCTGCTCGCAGACTAGCGTCTACCGTCCTGGCATGGACGTGACGAAGGCAGAGCTTGTAGGCAGAATGAATTGGCGAAGGCAAGAGAAAACAGAGAGCGTAGGAGAATGGAAGGCGAAGGTGTACGAAATGCATAACGTTGTTTTCAGTTTCCGGTCAAGGAAAGTTGCTGGCGGTGAGTCTGACGTGGCAGGAAGTGAGCAGGTGCTGCCGTTGGAACTTGACGAAGACGACGACGGTTTTCTCGTTGCAGAGAATCCCAATTTCGGGTGCCCAATGCCAGACAAGAGAAGACACAGTAGCTTTGTTCGAGAAGAGAGAGAGTGGGTCCCAATGGGAAGGAAAAGCGTCGACCTAACGTCCGTAACGGTCCCACCTCCGCGAAGGCCTTCGGCAAGCGTGACTATGCCACAGACCAAGGAAAAAGAGTACGTTAGAAGCCTACGGCCATCAGTGTGGCTAACGGAGCAGTTTCCGTTGAAGACGGAGGAGCTTCTGCCGTTACTCGACATACTCGCCAATAAGGTGAAAGCAGTGAGGAGGCTGAGAGAGATACTCACGACGACGTTCCCGCCGGGAACATTTCCCGTTAAG GTGGCTATACCGGTGGTCCCTACAGTGAGGGTGGTGATTACTTTCACAAAGTTCGTGGAGCTGCAACCTCTGGAGCAGTTCTACACTCCATTCTCCAGTCCCAGACATTTGCTCAGTGGCGCAGCCGCAATCAGAGGAGAGGAGCAACACAACAAAGCGGAAAACAGAACCTCCTCGTCCGTACAATCCTCGTGGCTGAGACGAAGTAACAGCGTGAAGCAACAGCAACAGCAGCGATGTTCCTCCTCCGTGGCATTGGATTCGGACCCTTTTGCGATTCCTGCGGGGTATAGATGGACGAGTGTGGATGATAAATCGGGGAAAATGAAGAAATCCAAGTCCGTGAGAAAGTCTAAGTAA